In Candidatus Bathyarchaeota archaeon A05DMB-5, a single genomic region encodes these proteins:
- a CDS encoding translation initiation factor IF-2 subunit beta produces the protein MKYDYDALLKKARSQIPEVASKRERLELPRLNHSVIGMRTIIYNFKEIADALNRDPQHLLKFLTRETATAATLQESRAIFKGKFSHETIERLLQRYVETFVICPVCKRPDTKIVKEKRLSFLVCEACGARSAVQQL, from the coding sequence ATGAAATATGACTATGATGCGCTACTGAAAAAGGCGCGTTCCCAAATTCCTGAAGTCGCCTCAAAACGCGAACGGTTAGAACTGCCCAGATTAAACCATTCAGTAATCGGCATGCGCACAATAATCTACAACTTCAAAGAAATTGCAGACGCACTAAACCGTGACCCGCAACACTTGTTGAAATTTTTGACGCGTGAAACCGCCACCGCAGCAACACTGCAAGAATCACGAGCCATTTTTAAAGGAAAATTCTCACACGAAACTATAGAAAGACTCCTGCAGAGATACGTGGAAACCTTCGTAATATGCCCTGTCTGCAAGCGCCCAGACACAAAGATTGTAAAGGAGAAACGCCTCTCATTTTTAGTGTGCGAAGCATGCGGAGCAAGGTCAGCAGTGCAACAACTCTAA